In Scatophagus argus isolate fScaArg1 chromosome 14, fScaArg1.pri, whole genome shotgun sequence, the following proteins share a genomic window:
- the mink1 gene encoding misshapen-like kinase 1 isoform X2 — protein sequence MSENAPTRSLDDIDLAALRDPAGIFELVEVVGNGTYGQVYKGRHVKTGQLAAIKVMDVTEEEEEEIKAEINMLKKYSHHRNIATYYGAFVKKSPPGHDDQLWLVMEFCGAGSVTDLVKNTKGSSLKEDWIAYICREILRGLSHLHAHKVIHRDIKGQNVLLTENAEVKLVDFGVSAQLDRTVGRRNTFIGTPYWMAPEVIACDENPDSTYDYRSDIWSLGITAIEMAEGAPPLCDMHPMRALFLIPRNPPPKLKSKKWSKKFIDFIEGCLVKTYPSRPSTEQLLKHSFIRDQPTERQVRIQLKDHIDRTRKKRGEKEETEYEYSGSDEEDENRGDDRESSSILNVPGESTLRRDFQRLQQENKERSEAHKRQQAQLAAQRRDPEEHKRQLLHDRQKRIEEQKEQRRRLEEQQRKEREMVRQQEKGPHRRLDDMRREEDRRLAEREQEYKRKQLEEQRQSERLQRQLQQEHAYLVSLQQQQEKKPQLYHYNKNLEPNNKPTWAREVEERSKLNRQGSPKICTTVSDTAIQSRSDSISQSGVVQSAQTPPMQRPVEPQGGQGKFQMAHLVPLKPYAAPVPRSQSLCDQPTKTMSAFPTQDPSLTPTPRPMHSRELVRQNSDPTSETPAPQAHQIREDRGPWIRLPDVELPPKIPQRTASIATALNTNLTSGIRHPVRASNPDLSRNDRWERGDSMSIISNLPQTGSLERHRILSSSKMDSPILSHDSRHKPGESRTSSRPGRPADHGLFAKERAEEQPRPPVKANDYSSSSESSESSEESESGEGAEEEESPTDRHRDADTDSVNTMVVHEDEGEGGEAEQAGGYGDQTMLVQRTPEKRSHNGYTNLPDVVQPSHSPTDSATHSSPGKDSVYDYQSRGLVKASGKSSFTTFVDLGMYQSPGGPEDNMSVTGSRFEQLKMEVRKGSMVNVNPTNTRPPNDTPEIRKYKKRFNSEILCAALWGVNLLVGTENGLKLLDRSGQGKVYPLINSRRFQQMDVLEGLNLLITISGKKNKVRVYYLAWLRNKILHNDPEVEKKQGWTTVGEMEGCVHYKVVKYERIKFLVIALKNAVEVYAWAPKPYHKFMAFKSFADLPHRPVLVDLTVEEGQRLKVIYGSCAGFHAIDVDSGNNYDIYIPVHIQSHVTPHAIVFLPSSDGMEMLLCYEDEGVYVNTYGRIIKDVVLQWGEMPTSVAHICSNQIMGWGEKAIEIRSVETGHLDGVFMHKRAQRLKFLCERNDKVFFASVRSGGSSQVYFMTLNRNCIMNW from the exons ATGTCTGAAAACGCCCCCACACGAAGCCTGGATGACATAGACCTCGCAGCTCTGAGG GATCCAGCAGGAATCTTTGAGCTGGTCGAGGTCGTTGGCAATGGGACATATGGGCAGGTATACAAG GGCCGTCACGTGAAGACGGGCCAGCTTGCTGCCATCAAAGTCATGGATGTtacggaggaggaggaagaggagatcaAAGCAGAAATCAACATGCTGAAAAAATACAGCCACCATCGCAACATAGCCACATACTATGGTGCCTTTGTTAAGAAGAGTCCACCAGGACATGATGACCAACTTTGG CTGGTGATGGAGTTTTGTGGTGCGGGATCAGTGACAGACCTGGTGAAAAACACTAAGGGCAGCTCTCTAAAAGAGGACTGGATTGCTTACATCTGCAGAGAGATCCTAAGG GGCCTTTCTCACCTACATGCCCATAAAGTTATCCACAGAGATATCAAGGGCCAGAATGTGCTGCTGACAGAGAATGCAGAGGTCAAACTTG TTGACTTTGGGGTGAGTGCTCAGTTGGACAGGACTGTTGGCCGTAGGAACACCTTCATCGGCACACCTTACTGGATGGCACCTGAGGTTATTGCCTGTGATGAGAATCCTGACTCCACCTACGACTACAGG AGTGATATCTGGTCCTTGGGGATCACAGCCATTGAGATGGCAGAAGGAGCTCCAC CCTTGTGTGACATGCACCCGATGAGGGCCCTCTTCCTGATTCCCAGGAATCCCCCTCCAAAACTTAAGTCCAAAAAATG GTCCAAGAAATTCATTGACTTTATAGAGGGCTGCCTTGTGAAGACATATCCCAGCCGACCATCCACAGAACAGCTGCTCAAGCACTCCTTTATCAGAGACCAGCCCACCGAGCGCCAAGTCCGAATCCAGCTCAAAGACCATATTGACCGTACACGCaagaaaaggggagagaagG aagAGACAGAGTATGAGTACAGTGGTAGcgatgaagaagatgaaaatcGTGGCGATGACCGAGAGTCAAG TTCAATCCTCAATGTCCCTGGTGAGTCCACCCTGAGGCGGGACTTCCAGCGTCTGCAGCAGGAGAACAAAGAGCGCTCGGAGGCTCACAAGAGGCAGCAGGCCCAACTGGCTGCTCAGCGCAGGGACCCTGAGGAACACAAGAGACAACTGTTGCATGACCGGCAGAAACGCATTGAAGAACAGAAGGAACAGCGTCGGCGACTTGAAGAG caacagagaaaagagcGAGAGATGGTGAGGCAGCAAGAAAAAGGTCCCCATCGGAGACTTGACGATATGAGACGAGAGGAAGATAGAAGGTTGGCTGAGAGAGAGCAG GAGTATAAGCGCAAGCAGCTAGAGGAACAACGTCAGTCAGAGCGGCTGCAGAGGCAGCTACAGCAGGAACATGCCTACCTggtgtctctgcagcagcaacaagaaAAGAAGCCCCAGCTCTACCACTATAACAAAAACTTGGAGCCAAACAACAAACCTACTTGGGCCCGTGAG GTGGAAGAGCGAAGTAAACTCAACAGACAGGGCTCACCCAAAATCTGCACTACGGTCTCCGACACTGCCATCCAGTCGCGCTCTGACtcaatcagccaatcaggagtGGTCCAGTCTGCTCAGACCCCACCCATGCAAAGGCCTGTTGAACCCCAAGGAGGCCAAGGAAAG ttCCAGATGGCTCACTTGGTTCCACTGAAGCCTTATGCTGCCCCTGTCCCTCGCTCTCAGTCCCTCTGTGACCAGCCCACTAAGACCATGTCCGCCTTCCCCACCCAGGATCCCTCCCTTACCCCCACACCCCGCCCCATGCACTCTAGAGAGCTGGTGCGTCAAAACTCAGACCCCACATCTGAAACCCCGGCACCACAGGCACACCAAATCAGAGAGGATCGTGGCCCTTGGATCCGCCTGCCAGATGTGGAACTCCCACCCAAG ATTCCCCAGAGGACAGCTTCTATTGCCACAGCTCTCAACACCAACCTCACCTCTGGCATAAGACATCCAGTAAGAGCCAG CAATCCAGATCTCAGCCGCAATGATCGCtgggagagaggagacagtATGAGCATCATATCCAATCTGCCCCAGACTGGCTCTCTAGAGAGGCATCGCATCCTCA GTTCCTCCAAAATGGATTCGCCCATTCTCTCCCATGATAGTCGTCACAAGCCAGGGGAGTCTCGCACCTCCTCTCGCCCTGGGCGCCCTGCT gatcaTGGACTCTTTGCCAAGGAGCGCGCTGAGGAGCAGCCGAGGCCTCCTGTCAAGGCCAATGATTACTCTTCCTCTTCGGAGAGCAGCGAGAGCAGTGAGGAGAGCGAGAGTGGcgagggagcagaggaggaagaaagccCCACAGATCG TCACAGGGATGCAGACACTGACTCAGTCAACACCATGGTGGTTCATGAAGATGAAGGCGAGGGGGGAGAGGCAGAGCAAGCTGGAGGCTACGGAGATCAGACCATGCTGGTGCAGAGA ACCCCAGAGAAGCGGAGCCATAATGGGTACACTAACTTGCCAGATGTGGTTCAGCCCTCCCACTCTCCCACTGATTCAGCTACTCACTCTTCCCCTGGGAAGGACTCTGTTTATGAT TATCAGTCCAGAGGTTTGGTTAAAGCATCTGGCAAGTCATCCTTCACCACCTTTGTGGATCTGGGCATGTACCAGTCACCAGGAGGTCCAGAGGATAACATGTCAGTCACTG GCTCCAGGTTTGAGCAGCTCAAGATGGAGGTGAGGAAAGGTTCCATGGTGAATGTCAATCCCACCAACACACGTCCCCCCAATGATACACCTGAGATCCGCAAGTACAAGAAGAGGTTCAACTCTGAGATCCTATGTGCAGCACTCTGGG GTGTGAACCTCTTGGTGGGCACAGAGAATGGTTTGAAGCTGCTGGACCGCAGTGGTCAGGGCAAGGTTTACCCCCTCATCAACTCCCGCAGGTTCCAACAGATGGACGTCCTGGAGGGTCTGAACCTGCTCATCACCATATCAG GCAAGAAAAACAAGGTGCGTGTCTACTACCTGGCCTGGCTCAGGAACAAGATCCTCCACAATGACCCCGAGGTGGAGAAGAAGCAAGGCTGGACCACTGTGGGGGAGATGGAGGGCTGTGTGCACTACAAAGTTG TGAAATATGAGAGGATAAAGTTCCTAGTGATTGCTTTGAAGAATGCTGTGGAAGTCTATGCTTGGGCACCGAAACCTTATCACAAATTCATGGCCTTCAAG TCTTTTGCAGACCTGCCACACAGGCCTGTCCTGGTCGACCTGACAGTGGAGGAGGGTCAGAGGTTGAAGGTCATCTACGGTTCGTGTGCTGGATTTCATGCCATTGACGTGGACTCCGGAAACAACTATGACATTTATATCCCCGTTCAT ATCCAGAGCCATGTGACACCTCATGCAATTGTGTTCCTGCCCAGCTCAGATGGCATGGAGATGCTTCTGTGCTATGAGGATGAAGGTGTCTACGTCAACACCTACGGACGCATCATCAAGGACGTGGTCCTGCAGTGGGGCGAGATGCCCACATCTGTTG CTCATATCTGCTCAAATCAGATCATGGGATGGGGAGAAAAGGCCATCGAGATTCGTTCTGTGGAGACTGGCCACCTGGATGGTGTCTTCATGCACAAAAGAGCTCAGAGACTGAAGTTCCTTTGTGAGAGAAATGACAAG GTTTTCTTTGCATCAGTGCGCTCTGGAGGCAGCAGTCAGGTGTACTTCATGACCTTGAACAGGAACTGCATCATGAACTGGTGA